In Lachnospiraceae bacterium, the DNA window AACGCCAGGATGAACTGGTGGAGCGGCAGCGTAAAATCAGGCAGCTGAAAGCAACAGGGATTCAGGAAAAGCATCTTCTGGAATGGAATTTTGCCGTTGCAGAAGATAATAAGGATATCCAGATGGCAAAACGCTATGTGGAGCAGTGGAAAAAGGTCAAGGCTGAAAACCTTGGCCTTTTGTTATGGGGAGATGTCGGAACTGGAAAGTCCTTTGTGGCGGCGTGTATTGCCAATGCGCTGCTGGAACAGGGCATTCCGGTTTTGATGACGAACTTCTCCAAAATCCTGAACCAGATGGGTGCCATGTATTCGGAAGAGCGATACCGGTATATCGCTTCGTTTTCCAACTATTCTTTGCTGATTCTGGATGATCTGGGAATTGAGCGCAGCACCGAATATGCGCTGGAGCAGGTCTACGCCGTTATTGATGAGCGGTACAAGTCCGGACTTCCGGTCATTATCACAACCAATCTGAAGATTGCTGAAATCCGCAATCCGGAGGATGTGGCATACGCCCGGATTTACAGCAGGATTTTGGAAATGTGTACGCCGGTGCGAATCAGCGGAGAGGACCGCAGGAAGAGCATTGGAAAAGAAAAACAGCAGGTCGTTAAGGAGGTACTTGATTTATGAAGTGCAAGGCAAAAAAGGCGTTTTTCGCAGGTAAGAATGACATCTATCACCGCTGGAAGGAGGTTAAGAAGCTGAATGGCAAAAGCAAAAACCAGTATTACAACAGAAAACCGCAGTGGCTCAGCTGCCGACGCTGCGGCTAAGGAGAAGCGGACGGAGATGCCGCTTTCTGACCTGCATCCCTTTGAAGGTCATCCCTTTAAGGTGCTGGACGATGAGCTGATGGAACAGACCGTGGAGAGCATCAAGCAGATCGGTGTGGTATCACCGCTGATTGTACGGCCTGACCCGGAAGGCGGATTTGAAATCCTTTCGGGACACCGCAGGCTTCATGCAGCGCAGTTGGCAGGTTTGGAGACAGTGCCGGTCATCGTCAAGGAAATGGACGATGATGCGGCAATCATCTTTATGGTGGACAGCAACTTGCAGCGGGAAAATATCCTTCCCAGCGAGAGAGCGTTTTCCTACAAGATGAAGTTGGAAGCGATGAAGCATCAGGGACAACGCGGAGATTTAACTTCTGACCAAGTTGGTCAGAAGTCGTGGGCTGTGAACCAGTTAGCTGATGATGCGAACGAAAGTAAAACGCAAGTTCAGCGTTTTATCCGCCTTACCAACCTGATTCCAGAAATTCTGGACATGGTGGATGAGAAGAAAATCGCCTTTAATCCGGCGGTAGAGCTGTCTTACCTGAAACCGTCCGAACAGAAAGAATTTCTGGAGGCAATGGACTATGCACAGGCATCCCCATCCCTGTCGCAGGCACAGCGATTGAAAAAGCTCTCGCAGGAGGGCGACTGCACCTTGGATGCCATGTGTGAAGTGATGAATGAAATCAAAAAGGATGAGCTTGACCATGTGACGATTAAAAACGAGGTTCTTCGGAAGTATTTCCCGAAATCCTATACGCCGAAGCAGATGCAGGACACGATTATCCGGCTGCTGGAAAAGTGGCAACGAAGTAAACAACGAGATATGGAACGATAAGAAGGAGATTTTTATGATGATGAATTTTAAGAAGAATCAGAACAACGCAGTGTGCAGCATGGACTGCAAGAACTGCCCGCACGGTGCATCGCAGCCCAATCCGATGGATGATCCCATGTTTGAAAAGTCCATTGCGATGCTTCATAACTGGCTGATGCTGGAGGCAATCTGTGAAGATCACCCGAAGGAGCGTATTGTGATGGTGATCCTGCCGGGGGTTGGCGGCGAACTTCTGACCGAGGCTGGTAGTCGAGACATCTTTGAGGATGTTTACGATGAGATGGAGGCTGATCTGGTTGCAGATGGGGAACTGCTTCTCCATTATGATAAGAGCGATGTGATCGAGGCTGACGGAACCCGGTATCTGCTGGGAGCTGCGGAGATTTCGGAAATCGACCAGAACGGCAACGAGTGCAGCATCAACCTGTTTACGCTGGAACGCACCATCGACTATGTGAACGAAAACCTGACGGTGGTTTCCATTGGCGGCGAGCTGGTTCTGGCACTGCGCCTGATCTAAGGAGGAGCCTATGAAGAAATTCGATGTGGAGATTACGGAAACTCTCCAGAGAAAGGTTTCTGTGGAAGCTGCCTCACAGGAAGACGCGGAACGCATGGTGACGCAGGCATGGAACAATCAGGACTATGTTCTGGATTCCGGCGATTTCACCGGCGTGGACTTCAAGACTGTGGGAGAACATGAACTGGCGGAGAACAGAACAATGGATGTGCTGCTGGTGCAGCCCAACGCCTACCCGAAGAAAATCAGTGTTGGCACGGAGCTGGAAGATTTGCAGACTATGGTCGGCGGCGATATTGAAGTGACCTATCCTTTCGAGGATGAAGTGGCCGTTATTCTGAATGAATCCGGAAAAATCAATGGCCTGCCGCTGAACCGTGCGATTTACACCGAAGATGGGGATATGCAGGACATTTATGCCGGTGATTTTCTGGTGGTTGGGCTGACAGAAGATGACTTTGGTTCTCTGACCTCGGAGCAGATGCAGAAATTTGAGGAGCAGTTCCATCAGCCCCAGATGTTCGTCCGTATGGGGCGCAGCATCATGGCAATTCCGGTTCCGGATGACATGGTGAAGAAGATGGAGGAAAAGGCTGCAAAGCCTTTGGAAAAGAGCAAACCGGCACCGGACCGGGACAGTTTGTAAGGAAGGAGGCGGAGATTCATGCAGGAAGAAGTTGAAAATCGCACCGTTAATTTGGCAATCAGTACTACGAAACTGACCTTTCGCACCATCGTGAATGGCTATAATGCGTGGAAACGGCACCATCAGGCGAAGGTGGCTCAGAAAACAGCGCAGCTGCCGGTTGGAAAGCAGAGCATCAAAGAACTGATCGGTCAGAACCAGGGAGTCAGCAGTATTCCCATTGAGAAAACGGATTTGAAAGGCTTTGAACAGGTGGCGCGGAAATACGGTGTGGATTATGCCATTACGAAAGACCAAAATGTGATTCCTCCCAAATACACGGTGTTTTTTAAGGCGAAGGATGCGGATGCACTGACTTCCGCTTTTGAGGAATTCACCAACCGAAAGCTGAAAGCAAAGGAAAAACCGAGTGTTCTGGAACAGCTTAACAAGCTCAAAGAGCTGGTTTCTGCAATTCTGCCGGATAAGGTTCGCCACAAAAGTCAGGAGCGTGATCTATGAGTAATAAAATCAAGAAGCTACTGATCCTGAACCTGCCGTATCTGATTGCTGGTCTTGTATGTACCAATCTGGGAGAAGCGTGGAGAATTGCCGAGGGCGCAGACATGTCTGAAAAGCTCCTCAGCTTTCT includes these proteins:
- a CDS encoding DUF3846 domain-containing protein, translating into MKKFDVEITETLQRKVSVEAASQEDAERMVTQAWNNQDYVLDSGDFTGVDFKTVGEHELAENRTMDVLLVQPNAYPKKISVGTELEDLQTMVGGDIEVTYPFEDEVAVILNESGKINGLPLNRAIYTEDGDMQDIYAGDFLVVGLTEDDFGSLTSEQMQKFEEQFHQPQMFVRMGRSIMAIPVPDDMVKKMEEKAAKPLEKSKPAPDRDSL
- a CDS encoding ATP-binding protein, with product MSDMVPEVLNAALDSLFTSKEPGEQEYKGEDGLLYCRSCHTPVQCRVKLWGRDKIVPCLCRCQQEAMAEKKRQDELVERQRKIRQLKATGIQEKHLLEWNFAVAEDNKDIQMAKRYVEQWKKVKAENLGLLLWGDVGTGKSFVAACIANALLEQGIPVLMTNFSKILNQMGAMYSEERYRYIASFSNYSLLILDDLGIERSTEYALEQVYAVIDERYKSGLPVIITTNLKIAEIRNPEDVAYARIYSRILEMCTPVRISGEDRRKSIGKEKQQVVKEVLDL
- a CDS encoding ParB/RepB/Spo0J family partition protein: MAKAKTSITTENRSGSAADAAAKEKRTEMPLSDLHPFEGHPFKVLDDELMEQTVESIKQIGVVSPLIVRPDPEGGFEILSGHRRLHAAQLAGLETVPVIVKEMDDDAAIIFMVDSNLQRENILPSERAFSYKMKLEAMKHQGQRGDLTSDQVGQKSWAVNQLADDANESKTQVQRFIRLTNLIPEILDMVDEKKIAFNPAVELSYLKPSEQKEFLEAMDYAQASPSLSQAQRLKKLSQEGDCTLDAMCEVMNEIKKDELDHVTIKNEVLRKYFPKSYTPKQMQDTIIRLLEKWQRSKQRDMER
- a CDS encoding PcfB family protein; this encodes MQEEVENRTVNLAISTTKLTFRTIVNGYNAWKRHHQAKVAQKTAQLPVGKQSIKELIGQNQGVSSIPIEKTDLKGFEQVARKYGVDYAITKDQNVIPPKYTVFFKAKDADALTSAFEEFTNRKLKAKEKPSVLEQLNKLKELVSAILPDKVRHKSQERDL